The region GGGCAGGCCCTTACGCACTCGCCGCAGTAGATGCACAGGTAGGGGTTGTAGTGGAACTTTTTACTTCCGTCTTCGCTGTAAGTAAAGCGGATTGCTCCCGGCGGGCAAACAAGCTCGCACTTTGTGCAGAATATACACAGTTCCTCCTTGTATACAATCACCCCCCTGTAGTTGGGAGGTGGCGGCGAGAGCTCCTGGGGGTATTTAACCGTAACGGGTTTACTGAAGAGGTTCTTTATGGTCTGAACTACCATTTTCCTCAATTTCCACCTCCGAGTAGCTGGTTGTAGTAATTCGGCAGTGCTCCGGCT is a window of Thermovibrio ammonificans HB-1 DNA encoding:
- a CDS encoding 4Fe-4S dicluster domain-containing protein, with amino-acid sequence MVVQTIKNLFSKPVTVKYPQELSPPPPNYRGVIVYKEELCIFCTKCELVCPPGAIRFTYSEDGSKKFHYNPYLCIYCGECVRACPKEGCLTQVEETAPPATESTIPDWNGVEREAVESKKAWLAARQKRAKKS